Proteins encoded in a region of the Terriglobales bacterium genome:
- a CDS encoding DUF4040 domain-containing protein: protein MLLLQITILLMVGIAGTAVVLTRDPARQAIGLTYYGLILALMFFIFQAPDVALSQIVIGAVALPLMILLTLAKVRLNSQIAEFQDKQNKPKEKSEGREAA, encoded by the coding sequence GTGCTTCTGCTGCAAATCACGATTCTGCTGATGGTGGGGATAGCCGGTACGGCGGTCGTGCTCACGCGCGATCCTGCCCGGCAGGCGATCGGACTTACCTATTACGGGCTCATACTGGCGCTGATGTTTTTTATCTTCCAGGCGCCCGACGTGGCGCTGTCGCAGATTGTCATTGGAGCCGTTGCATTGCCCTTGATGATCCTGCTGACGCTCGCCAAGGTGCGGCTGAACAGCCAGATTGCGGAGTTTCAGGACAAGCAGAACAAGCCGAAAGAAAAGTCCGAAGGCAGGGAGGCGGCGTGA
- a CDS encoding cation:proton antiporter subunit C, with amino-acid sequence MTFLPYAIAAWLFIIGLYGVVTSKNFIHLIMCIVVVQSSTYVLLLAIGYKVGGVAPVFAGPPVGTPAVDPVVQALMLTDIVVEATVAALLLALALQAQKRFRTLNPDKLQELRG; translated from the coding sequence ATGACCTTTCTTCCCTACGCGATTGCGGCATGGCTGTTCATCATCGGCCTCTACGGCGTAGTGACCAGCAAGAATTTCATTCACCTCATCATGTGTATCGTGGTGGTGCAATCGTCAACCTACGTGTTGCTGCTCGCAATCGGATACAAGGTCGGCGGAGTGGCTCCCGTGTTTGCCGGACCGCCTGTGGGAACGCCGGCGGTGGATCCGGTGGTGCAAGCGCTGATGCTGACCGATATCGTCGTGGAGGCGACGGTCGCCGCGCTGCTGCTGGCGCTCGCGCTGCAGGCGCAGAAGCGGTTCCGCACTCTAAATCCGGACAAGCTGCAGGAGCTGCGCGGATGA
- a CDS encoding monovalent cation/H(+) antiporter subunit G: protein MSAATIAVEVLLGIAVVVAWLCCLGILVMPNFYERLHYLSTVTTICAFAILAAVVIEEGWGQATVKTIFVCLVLLLINAIVTHATARAARVRTLGHWSSNPYEQLPGTHGRGGAESDRHRQENE, encoded by the coding sequence GTGAGCGCCGCAACCATTGCGGTGGAGGTGTTGCTGGGGATCGCGGTGGTGGTCGCATGGCTGTGTTGTCTCGGCATTCTGGTCATGCCGAATTTCTATGAGCGGCTGCACTACCTGTCGACGGTGACCACGATTTGCGCTTTTGCCATCCTGGCCGCGGTTGTGATCGAGGAAGGTTGGGGCCAGGCGACGGTGAAAACCATTTTTGTGTGCCTGGTCCTGCTGCTGATTAACGCCATCGTTACACACGCCACGGCCCGGGCCGCGCGCGTCAGGACGCTGGGACACTGGTCGTCGAACCCGTATGAGCAGCTGCCGGGAACCCACGGACGCGGCGGCGCCGAAAGCGACCGGCACCGCCAGGAGAACGAATAA
- a CDS encoding Na+/H+ antiporter subunit E yields the protein MSARSQSRVFDAIRKSVLEYLVLLAVWMLFVSMMKRQEFIAGALAALIASVADASIKSAKFARFKPKMQWLPLIFWEAWYALDGSWAIMAAMVKHIAGKKSEAEFVSIRMQAGGDDAESWARRTLMTAYLTIPPNFIVLGIDIKEQRMLVHQVSKTGVPLIAQKLGASKEAIMEAPQARGPRHARRDGVEA from the coding sequence ATGTCTGCCCGATCGCAATCGCGCGTCTTCGACGCCATCAGGAAATCCGTGCTCGAGTACCTGGTCCTGCTCGCCGTGTGGATGCTGTTCGTCAGCATGATGAAGCGGCAGGAGTTCATCGCCGGGGCGCTTGCAGCGCTGATCGCGTCGGTGGCTGACGCCTCGATCAAGTCCGCGAAGTTCGCCAGGTTCAAGCCAAAAATGCAGTGGCTGCCGCTGATCTTCTGGGAGGCATGGTACGCGCTGGATGGCAGCTGGGCGATTATGGCCGCCATGGTCAAGCATATCGCCGGCAAGAAATCGGAGGCGGAGTTCGTCTCGATCCGCATGCAAGCCGGCGGTGACGACGCGGAAAGCTGGGCGCGGCGCACGCTGATGACCGCCTACCTGACGATCCCGCCGAATTTCATCGTGCTCGGGATCGACATCAAGGAACAGCGCATGCTCGTGCACCAGGTCTCTAAAACCGGGGTTCCGCTGATCGCGCAAAAGCTCGGCGCCAGCAAAGAAGCAATTATGGAGGCGCCGCAAGCCCGGGGTCCCCGGCACGCCCGGCGTGACGGGGTGGAAGCGTGA
- a CDS encoding SDR family NAD(P)-dependent oxidoreductase, whose protein sequence is MKIKKTLRRMAWLGAAGAVGTAAAGVGVGLLGLSAWRRMTRGEEVRGKVALITGGSRGLGLAMATELAAQGATLVICARDLDELEWAREELARTGAEVLAIQCDVGSHDDVVRTVRQAMDRFGRIDILINNAGVITVGPLPSQSLTDYQEAMDTMFWGVVYPTLAVLPHMMERRSGRIANITSIGGKIAVPHLLPYTAAKFAAVGFSEGLHAEVAKYGIKVTTVVPGLMRTGSFVNAWFKGQNRAEYGWFSLSSAIPVLAMNGRRAARKIVSAIRRGDAEIILTPQARLLAILNGLAPGTASELMAAVNRLLPSPEKTDQQRHLGKDSESAVSDSVLTSFGRRAARELHQYPERRRNGEEPLRPVGHPA, encoded by the coding sequence ATGAAAATCAAAAAGACATTGCGGCGGATGGCATGGTTGGGAGCGGCAGGCGCAGTCGGGACGGCAGCGGCCGGCGTGGGGGTTGGGCTGCTCGGCCTGAGCGCGTGGCGTCGGATGACGCGCGGTGAGGAAGTACGAGGCAAGGTGGCGCTGATCACGGGCGGGTCGCGCGGCTTGGGCCTGGCCATGGCTACCGAACTGGCGGCGCAAGGCGCAACGCTGGTGATCTGCGCGCGCGACCTGGACGAACTGGAATGGGCACGCGAGGAACTGGCGCGCACCGGCGCGGAGGTGCTCGCCATCCAGTGCGATGTCGGCAGTCACGACGACGTGGTGCGCACGGTGCGGCAAGCGATGGACCGTTTCGGGCGCATCGACATCCTGATCAACAACGCCGGTGTGATCACGGTCGGGCCCCTGCCTTCGCAGTCGCTGACCGATTACCAGGAAGCAATGGACACCATGTTCTGGGGCGTGGTGTATCCCACTCTCGCGGTGCTGCCGCACATGATGGAGCGGCGCAGCGGGCGGATCGCAAACATTACCTCCATCGGTGGGAAAATCGCGGTGCCCCACCTTCTGCCATACACCGCGGCGAAGTTTGCGGCGGTCGGATTTTCGGAAGGGTTGCACGCGGAAGTGGCGAAGTACGGGATCAAAGTCACGACGGTGGTGCCGGGGTTGATGCGCACCGGTTCGTTCGTGAACGCGTGGTTCAAGGGACAGAACCGCGCCGAGTACGGGTGGTTCAGCCTTTCATCCGCCATCCCGGTGTTGGCGATGAACGGACGGCGCGCAGCACGAAAGATAGTATCGGCCATACGTCGCGGTGACGCCGAGATCATCCTGACGCCGCAGGCGCGGCTCCTGGCAATCCTGAACGGGCTGGCGCCGGGCACGGCGTCGGAACTGATGGCGGCGGTGAATCGCCTGTTGCCGTCACCGGAGAAGACGGACCAGCAGCGGCATCTCGGAAAAGACAGTGAATCCGCGGTATCCGACTCCGTGCTCACCAGCTTCGGCCGGCGCGCCGCCAGGGAGTTGCACCAGTATCCCGAGCGCAGACGGAACGGAGAAGAGCCACTGCGACCGGTCGGACATCCCGCGTAA
- a CDS encoding monovalent cation/H+ antiporter complex subunit F, with the protein MNAWLIAAAALVFALIPCGIVCFKGTAMDRIVGLEMAGILDCLILLLLAQGMSNPNFYDLAVALALLTLGGGLVFVRFLERWL; encoded by the coding sequence GTGAACGCCTGGCTCATCGCCGCGGCTGCCCTCGTGTTCGCGCTGATTCCGTGTGGAATCGTGTGCTTCAAAGGGACGGCCATGGACCGGATCGTAGGCCTGGAGATGGCCGGAATCCTCGATTGCCTGATCCTGCTGCTGCTGGCGCAGGGGATGAGCAACCCTAACTTCTACGATCTGGCGGTCGCCTTGGCGTTGCTGACGCTTGGGGGAGGCCTGGTTTTCGTGCGTTTCCTGGAGAGGTGGCTGTGA
- a CDS encoding MnhB domain-containing protein, translating into MTRSARLIVFTVSAFGLILLYLWGASGLPPLGHYQGPYGDLINQVGVYERHATDLVTAVNFDYRGFDTLGEEFIFFASVIGVLTLLRHQREESKQEDEAFARDDQQPGRHAPEPSEALKVTTLALIGPLVVFGIYIVSHGQITPGGGFQGGVILATAPLLVYLAGDYKTFKKVAAHTLLEVGEAIGALGYAVIGLLGMIAGGVFLQNVLPLGTTGNINSAGTIAVISASVGLEVAGGFVLLMHAFLEQTLELRLRGPQ; encoded by the coding sequence GTGACCCGCAGCGCGCGACTGATCGTGTTTACCGTCTCGGCATTCGGGCTAATCCTGCTCTACCTGTGGGGCGCTAGCGGCCTGCCGCCATTGGGTCATTACCAAGGGCCGTACGGCGACCTGATCAACCAGGTAGGCGTCTATGAGCGCCACGCAACCGACTTGGTGACAGCGGTCAACTTCGATTACCGGGGATTTGACACCCTGGGAGAAGAATTCATTTTCTTCGCCTCCGTGATAGGAGTCCTGACCCTGCTTCGTCACCAGCGTGAAGAGTCGAAGCAGGAAGACGAAGCCTTCGCCCGTGACGACCAGCAGCCCGGGCGCCATGCACCTGAGCCCAGCGAAGCGCTCAAGGTGACGACGCTGGCGCTGATCGGGCCGCTGGTTGTTTTTGGAATCTACATCGTGAGCCATGGACAAATTACGCCCGGTGGCGGATTCCAGGGCGGAGTGATCCTGGCCACCGCGCCGTTGCTGGTTTACCTGGCCGGAGATTACAAGACGTTCAAGAAAGTCGCCGCGCACACGCTGCTGGAAGTTGGCGAGGCAATTGGCGCACTGGGATACGCCGTGATCGGATTGCTGGGAATGATCGCCGGGGGAGTGTTCCTGCAGAACGTATTGCCGCTGGGAACAACCGGCAATATCAACTCCGCCGGAACCATTGCGGTGATCAGCGCAAGCGTCGGGTTGGAAGTTGCAGGCGGATTCGTATTGCTGATGCACGCGTTCCTTGAACAAACGTTGGAGCTGCGGCTCCGGGGGCCACAATGA